Genomic DNA from Edaphobacter lichenicola:
GCCCAGTCCTGCCGCGAGACCTACAGCCGCCCCACCAACATCCTTCTCTGGCTCTTCGCCGAGATCGCCATCGGCGCCTGCGACCTCGCCGAAGTCATCGGCTCCGCCATCGCCCTCCAACTCCTCTTCCACATTCCCCTTATGCTCGGCGTCCTCATCACCGGCACCGACGTCCTGCTCATCCTGCTCCTTCAAAACCGCGGCTTCCGCTATCTCGAAGCACTCGTCATCACCCTCATCGGCACCATCGCCGCTCTCTTCGGCGTCGAAGTCCTGCTCTCCCATCCCGAGTGGCTCCCCATCGCCCGCAACCTCGTCATCCCCTCTAAGAGCATCATCACCAACCCCGATATGCTCTACATCGCCATCGGAATCCTCGGCGCCACCGTCATGCCGCACAACCTTTATCTCCACTCCTCCATCGTCCAGACGCGAAACTACCCGCGCACCGAGCAGGGCAAACGTGAAGCCATCCGCTTCGCCAACATCGACTCCGCCACCGCCCTCATGCTCGCCCTCTTCGTCAACGCCGCAATCCTCATCCTCGCCGCCGCCGTCTTCCATCGCGCAGGCCACTACGAGGTCGCCGAGATAGGCGACGCCTACAAGCTCCTCACCCCAATGCTGGGCTTCGCCGGAGCCAGCACCATGTTCGCCCTCGCCCTGCTCGCCTCCGGTCAAAACTCCACCATCACCGGAACCCTCGCCGGCCAGATCGTCATGGAGGGCTTCCTCCACATTCGCCTCGCTCCCTGGCTCCGCCGGCTCATCACCCGCTCTCTCGCGATCATCCCCACCATCGTCGTCACCTACTTCTACGGCGAACGCGGCACCGCGAACCTGCTGGTCCTCAGCCAGGTCATCCTAAGCATGCAGTTGAGCTTCGCCGTCTTCCCCCTGGTAGCCTTCACCAGCAACCCAGCGAAGATGGGACCCTTTGTCAATCACTCGCGAACCAGGCTCCTGAGCTACGCCGTAGCATTCCTGATAGCCGGACTAAACCTCTGGCTCCTGATACAAATCTTCCGCGGCCACTAGGGCGTTCACACGCCTTTTTAAAGCTTCGCGTGGTCCTCCCGTTGGTCGGAATCATCTTCCCTCGCGACCAACGGGAGCGCCAACCGAAGGGGTATACCCATCACGAAGTGATCGCCCTCCGCGCAGGAGGCCCGTCCGGCAGGACACCTAGCACCTAACCAAGCAACCCGCCCACAACCTCCGCCGCCCCCTGCAACGCAGAATCGAGCGAACCGACATCACTCCCACCAGCCTCCGCCAGATCAGGCCGCCCCCCACCCTTACCTCCAACCTGAGCCGCAAGCTGCCCAACAATCTTCCCCGCCTGCACCCGCGCCGTAAGATCCTTCGTCACCCCCACAATCAAAGAAACCTTCCCATCCACAGCAGCGCCCAACACCACCACGCCACTCCCCAACTTGATACGCAGCGAATCCACCAGCTCCCGCATCTGAGCCTTCTCCACGCCATCCACCCTCTGCGCCAGCACCTTCACACCCTTCACCTCCACAGCAGACGCGCCAGCGTCGGAGAGAGAAGCCGAGGCCGACTTCATCCGCACCGCATCCAGCTCCCGCCTTAGCTTCTTCATCTCCTCTTCCTGAGCCGTAATCCGCGCCCGCAGCGCCTCCGCCGGCGTCAAGCTCTCAACAGAAGAACCCGACCCCGAACCCACAAAAGCCCCCACCACGCGAGCCACATCAAAATCGCGCCTGAACTCATCGAGCGCACCCGTCCCACTCACCGCCTCCACGCGCCTCACCCCCGAAGACACCGACCCCTCGCCCACAATCTTGACCAACCCAATCTCCCCCGTAGCCCCGGTATGAATCCCCCCACAAAGCTCCGTCGAAAAGCCACCGGGTCCACCGATCGTCACCACCCGCACCTTCTCGCCATACTTCTCGCCAAACAGCGCCATCGCCCCCAGCTCATTCACCGCCA
This window encodes:
- a CDS encoding Nramp family divalent metal transporter, producing MPPMPTLQEINRELRPSLPEAFSSVRLTQSPGFWRRLFGFLGPGFLISVGYMDPGNWATDLAGGSKYGYTLLFVIMLSNLMAILLQSLALKLGIATERDLAQSCRETYSRPTNILLWLFAEIAIGACDLAEVIGSAIALQLLFHIPLMLGVLITGTDVLLILLLQNRGFRYLEALVITLIGTIAALFGVEVLLSHPEWLPIARNLVIPSKSIITNPDMLYIAIGILGATVMPHNLYLHSSIVQTRNYPRTEQGKREAIRFANIDSATALMLALFVNAAILILAAAVFHRAGHYEVAEIGDAYKLLTPMLGFAGASTMFALALLASGQNSTITGTLAGQIVMEGFLHIRLAPWLRRLITRSLAIIPTIVVTYFYGERGTANLLVLSQVILSMQLSFAVFPLVAFTSNPAKMGPFVNHSRTRLLSYAVAFLIAGLNLWLLIQIFRGH